The following is a genomic window from Dehalogenimonas sp. 4OHTPN.
GCCGGCTATAAGAACGTAGCCATTGTCGTCCAGAACACCCAGTACGGCGTCGGCATCGCCGATACCGTCACCAGCCTGCTGGCGGGTAAAGCGACGGTCGTCAGCACCGTCAAATACGACCCGACCAAACTCGATTACCTCTCCGACCTCCAGGCGGTGAAATCCAAGAACCCGGACGTGGTCATCCACGCCGGCTACGAGGATGACGCCGTCATCATCTTCAAACAGGCCGCCCAGGTTGGTTTGGATTCCGCCAAGTGGATCACCTCCGAAGGCGTCAAGGCCGACAAAACCATCGCTGACGCCCAGGCCGCGGCCTTCATGGCCAAGGTGGTTACCGGCACCAACCCGGTAGCTCCGGCCGGCCTGGCTCTGGCCGCGACCTACGCCGCCCAGTACAAGGCGGAATACAACCGCGACCCCGGCACCTACAACGACACCGTATATGACGCCACCAAACTGGCCATCGCCGCCATGCAGAACGTCGGCACGACCGATGCCGCCAAGATCTCTGCCGAGGTCCTGCGGCTGGGCAAGAACTACGCCGGCGTCTCCGGCACCATCACCTTCGACCAGTACGGCGACCGCACCACCGCGACCTTTGAACAATGGAAGGTCGTCCAGAGCGGCGCCACCTACAAGTACGAGCAGATCAAGCTGATCAACCAGTAAGACTTCGCCCGAGGTTCTGAAGGGGGCGTTCTTCATGTGAAGGACGCCCCCTTTTTTACGTCCGCACCAGCCGTCCATTGCCGCCAGTCAGCAGCGTTATGCTATAATGCCCCTTTAGTCGGAGGCGGAAAGGCTCTGGTGGGCCTCGCGGTCTTCAAAACCGTAGGCGGCGGCGCAAACCGCCGCGGGGGGTTCGATTCCCTTCCCCTCCGCCATTACCCCGATCTCGGATGAAAGGGGGTGAGCCGCATGAAACGCCTGACCGAATACTCCGCGTACTCCGGCTGAGCGGCCAAGATAGGTCCGGGTGACCTAGCTAAAGCGCTGTGCGGCTTGCCGCTCAAGTCATACCCCGAGGTGCTGGTCGGCCTGGAATCTCCCGACGATGCCGGGGTCTATCGGCTCACGCCTGATATCGCCATCGTCCAGACGATAGACGTCATCACCCCGGTGGTGGATGACCCCTTTGCCTTCGGGCAGGTGGCGGCCGCCAACTCGCTGTCCGACGTCTACGCCATGGGCGGCAGGCCGGTGACAGCCATGAGTTTCGTCGGCTTTCCCACCGGCAAGATAGAGATCGAGACACTTCGCCTGATTATCGAAGGCGCGGTGTCAAAGCTCGACGAGGCCGGATGCGCCCTGGTCGGCGGCCATTCGGTCAAGGACGACGAGATCAAATTCG
Proteins encoded in this region:
- a CDS encoding ABC transporter substrate-binding protein is translated as MLKRLLVLVLSLVMVFTFAACGDDSTTNPTGTTSKPDVNLGAVMDLTGALSGIGSSLADGIRLAVKQANAAGGIDGARINLIVEDGKTDPTAGFEAVKKLGTVNGCKVIIGPMISGAVLASGEWAAQNKVLLISPSATSPAITNQAWRQYFIRTAPSDTLQGKAMAQLVIDAGYKNVAIVVQNTQYGVGIADTVTSLLAGKATVVSTVKYDPTKLDYLSDLQAVKSKNPDVVIHAGYEDDAVIIFKQAAQVGLDSAKWITSEGVKADKTIADAQAAAFMAKVVTGTNPVAPAGLALAATYAAQYKAEYNRDPGTYNDTVYDATKLAIAAMQNVGTTDAAKISAEVLRLGKNYAGVSGTITFDQYGDRTTATFEQWKVVQSGATYKYEQIKLINQ